One genomic segment of Rivularia sp. PCC 7116 includes these proteins:
- a CDS encoding alpha/beta fold hydrolase, with the protein MFPKFLPGGVEQLTESASIALAQKIEQIPLTTPLSKQPITTTYVHQGSGGKPFLLVHGFDSSVLEYRRLLPLLAENRETWAVDLLGFGFTDRLAGIKFNPDQIKTHLHCFWKNLINQPVILVGASMGGAAAIDFTLTYPEAVEKLVLIDSAGLTGGSPISKIMFPPLDYFATEFLKNRKIRQSISRTAYKNKQLATEDALFCGAMHLEMPDWNKALIAFTKSGGYQPFKANQLVEIEPETLILWGDSDKILGTKDAHKFQRAVPNSTLTWVKDSGHVPHLEQPQATAKEMLDFSC; encoded by the coding sequence ATGTTTCCTAAATTTCTTCCTGGCGGGGTGGAGCAATTAACAGAATCTGCCTCGATTGCTCTTGCTCAGAAGATAGAGCAAATACCTCTAACAACTCCTTTAAGCAAGCAACCGATTACCACAACTTACGTGCATCAAGGTAGCGGTGGTAAGCCGTTTTTGCTAGTACACGGATTTGATAGTTCGGTTTTGGAATACCGTCGTCTTTTACCTTTACTGGCAGAAAATCGCGAAACTTGGGCTGTTGATTTATTGGGTTTTGGTTTTACAGATAGGCTTGCCGGGATAAAGTTTAATCCCGATCAAATTAAAACTCATCTGCATTGTTTTTGGAAAAACTTGATTAATCAACCGGTGATTTTAGTAGGTGCTTCCATGGGAGGGGCGGCAGCGATTGATTTTACTTTGACTTATCCCGAAGCAGTAGAAAAGCTGGTATTAATCGATAGTGCGGGTTTAACTGGCGGCTCTCCCATAAGTAAAATCATGTTTCCACCATTAGATTATTTCGCAACAGAATTTTTGAAAAATCGTAAGATAAGACAAAGTATCAGCCGTACAGCTTATAAAAATAAGCAGCTTGCCACCGAAGATGCTTTATTTTGCGGTGCGATGCATTTAGAAATGCCTGATTGGAATAAAGCTTTAATTGCTTTTACTAAAAGCGGTGGTTATCAACCTTTTAAAGCGAATCAGCTTGTAGAGATTGAGCCAGAAACCCTGATATTGTGGGGAGATAGTGACAAAATTCTAGGTACTAAGGATGCTCATAAATTTCAACGAGCAGTTCCTAATAGTACCTTGACTTGGGTAAAAGATAGCGGACATGTTCCTCATTTAGAACAGCCTCAAGCTACCGCTAAAGAGATGTTAGATTTTAGTTGTTAG
- a CDS encoding acyltransferase family protein: MPKRIYWIDGWKGIATALLVLGNVLDLHHAKYIFWFHIPLFLFVSGYMYSEKYDYFSFFKYKFNRLIVPYLSFLTLFSLPAVIVYIQNILVTKQLDSLYELLLFVVKQLYGGKILTDCFSLFWVITCLFFTQQLYNLIYTKIDGDRWLMKIIMLDAYSLAIIDYLFFRDIIFPWNIDAVLMALPFYWLGHMASQNKNIFDSIKLPSAAAIILLAMFLIDKLSPIELIFDMRHKIYGIPIINLVIAASGIVIFLQIAQAIHKHKLFNSIFGEIGTASMAIIYLHQPIQIFVKQVSFLDEVVIRLIAALFIPYLIYKIIINFSVTRKFLLGEFKPLANVKLKKLSKV; the protein is encoded by the coding sequence ATGCCAAAAAGAATATATTGGATTGATGGTTGGAAAGGTATTGCAACAGCTTTGCTTGTCTTAGGCAACGTATTAGACTTGCATCATGCTAAATATATTTTCTGGTTTCATATACCGCTTTTTTTATTTGTTAGCGGATATATGTATAGTGAGAAGTATGATTATTTTTCTTTCTTTAAATATAAATTTAATCGTTTAATTGTTCCTTATCTTTCATTTTTAACTTTATTTAGCCTTCCTGCCGTTATCGTATATATACAAAATATTTTAGTCACTAAACAGCTTGATTCTCTATATGAGTTACTCTTATTCGTTGTTAAGCAACTGTATGGTGGGAAGATATTAACTGATTGTTTTTCTTTGTTTTGGGTGATAACCTGTTTATTTTTCACTCAGCAACTATACAATCTGATTTATACCAAAATTGACGGCGATAGATGGTTAATGAAAATAATCATGTTAGATGCTTATAGTTTGGCAATCATTGATTACTTATTTTTTAGAGATATAATTTTTCCTTGGAATATTGATGCAGTGCTAATGGCGCTACCATTTTATTGGCTTGGACATATGGCATCTCAAAATAAAAATATTTTTGATTCTATAAAATTACCTTCTGCCGCAGCTATTATCCTGCTGGCGATGTTTTTAATAGATAAATTATCTCCTATTGAATTGATATTTGATATGAGACACAAAATCTATGGAATACCAATTATTAATCTAGTCATAGCTGCCTCTGGGATAGTTATATTTTTACAGATTGCACAAGCTATACATAAACATAAATTATTCAACAGTATTTTCGGTGAAATTGGTACTGCATCAATGGCAATAATTTACTTACACCAACCCATTCAAATATTTGTAAAACAAGTATCGTTTCTAGATGAAGTTGTTATTCGGTTGATTGCTGCTTTATTCATTCCATACCTAATTTATAAAATTATTATTAACTTTTCTGTAACTAGAAAGTTTCTCTTAGGAGAATTTAAACCTTTAGCAAATGTGAAATTAAAAAAATTATCCAAAGTCTGA
- a CDS encoding Calvin cycle protein CP12 translates to MSKNTEVLPAGVNSHGEAISRLETAIVEAVVEARSTCETNGSNSTDCAVAWDIVEELQAEKSHQKQAKQIKNSLDNYCDRNPDALECRVYDI, encoded by the coding sequence ATGTCTAAAAATACAGAAGTATTACCAGCAGGAGTTAATTCCCATGGGGAAGCGATAAGTCGGCTGGAAACAGCTATTGTCGAAGCTGTTGTAGAAGCCCGTTCGACTTGCGAAACTAATGGCAGTAATTCTACTGACTGTGCTGTAGCTTGGGATATTGTAGAAGAATTGCAAGCTGAAAAATCTCATCAAAAGCAAGCAAAACAAATCAAAAACTCATTGGATAATTACTGCGATCGCAATCCTGATGCATTGGAATGTAGAGTATACGATATCTAG
- a CDS encoding transporter has product MNRHNCKYTGKFLAQLFLGIAAVALFSDTVVAADHLNLEEGLPTEVEDAYPVPYQGIELQGAVKYDRINGKDSFVVEPRLEYGFAPNWQGRIAVPFQKGDDSDGIGDVGVEVFYNFNTETLKTPAFAVSVGVDAPTSEGSAGIDPTVKFIMTKTLGTGANLDRFHLNASYTFNDANKDDERRSVVKAVAGYSRRLNPQTILVTDFVYEQEKEENADSYVVELGIRQQVTPLTVWSVGAGIGLDNDSPDFRVTGGIQKSL; this is encoded by the coding sequence ATGAATAGACATAATTGTAAATATACGGGTAAATTTCTAGCTCAATTATTTTTGGGGATAGCTGCTGTTGCTTTATTTTCTGATACGGTTGTAGCTGCGGATCATTTAAATTTAGAAGAAGGATTACCAACGGAAGTTGAAGATGCTTATCCGGTTCCCTATCAAGGTATTGAATTACAAGGTGCGGTAAAATATGACCGGATTAATGGTAAAGATAGTTTTGTTGTTGAACCGCGTTTAGAATATGGTTTTGCTCCTAATTGGCAGGGTAGAATTGCGGTTCCGTTTCAAAAGGGCGATGATTCGGATGGTATTGGAGATGTGGGAGTGGAAGTTTTCTACAATTTCAATACCGAAACTTTGAAAACTCCTGCTTTTGCTGTTTCTGTTGGGGTGGATGCTCCTACAAGTGAAGGTAGTGCGGGTATTGACCCTACCGTTAAATTTATAATGACTAAGACATTGGGAACTGGTGCAAATTTAGATAGATTTCATCTCAATGCTAGTTATACCTTTAATGATGCGAACAAAGACGATGAAAGAAGAAGCGTTGTGAAAGCGGTTGCTGGTTACAGTCGTCGTTTAAATCCGCAAACTATTTTGGTAACAGATTTTGTTTACGAACAAGAGAAGGAAGAGAATGCAGATAGTTATGTTGTGGAATTAGGTATTCGTCAACAAGTTACTCCTTTAACGGTTTGGAGCGTTGGTGCTGGGATAGGTTTAGATAACGATTCTCCTGATTTTAGAGTTACGGGTGGTATTCAGAAGTCTTTGTGA
- a CDS encoding DUF411 domain-containing protein produces MSIYIIRSIIILIMAGIFYWLPFTGNQAQAMKSVWDKETQPLYSGAKEVTVYRSPYCGCCEDWVKHMQKHGFKIKDDIKTEEMAAIKQEYKVPQQLESCHTAIIDGYVMEGHVPADDIKRFVAQSPNKIGLSVPGMPSGTPGMEMGNKKDPFPVVSFNNNGEIQVFKEYRSY; encoded by the coding sequence ATGTCTATCTATATAATCAGAAGCATAATTATTTTAATAATGGCAGGAATATTTTACTGGCTGCCATTTACGGGAAATCAAGCTCAAGCAATGAAGAGCGTATGGGATAAAGAAACTCAACCGTTGTATTCAGGAGCCAAAGAAGTTACCGTTTATCGCAGCCCTTATTGTGGTTGCTGCGAAGACTGGGTAAAACACATGCAAAAACATGGTTTTAAAATCAAAGATGATATTAAAACTGAAGAAATGGCAGCCATTAAGCAAGAGTATAAAGTACCCCAACAATTAGAATCTTGTCATACCGCAATTATTGACGGTTATGTAATGGAAGGACATGTTCCTGCTGATGATATTAAACGTTTTGTCGCTCAATCTCCCAACAAAATAGGTTTATCAGTACCCGGAATGCCTTCAGGTACACCGGGAATGGAAATGGGGAATAAAAAAGATCCTTTTCCTGTAGTCTCTTTTAACAACAATGGAGAAATCCAAGTTTTTAAGGAATATCGCTCTTACTAA
- the rppB gene encoding two-component system sensor histidine kinase RppB, whose product MKQNQLFERTRIRLALWYAIVMGLILTVCGFGLYITVSHAHEVALDRELEFIAKTLHNNLESKLNQPKQLSPVVKELLPNICIVESGCISPQVSSQTDVLNAINQNYYVRLFNNSGDLIAIAGSLPKKSKFPFQNQLWQTIKDDAGNSYHQISLSLQAKNNLNWGYLQVGRNIADVNSYMDAVKLSLLIGLPMAMIMVAIASWWLSGLAMRPIYQSYRQIQQFTADAAHELRTPLAAIQATVDSAFLAPNLHAAEIWDILRTIKRQNQRITNLVTDLLMLSRFDRDSISLQVEVCCLNDIINDLIEEFAAMAIAAKVNLISTIKVDKPINIIGDSEQLYRLFSNLIVNAIQYTSPGGKVDVVLESYENEAVIQVRDTGIGIPNRELSHIFDRFYRVNDDRSRHTGGSGLGLAIAQAIIKSHRGSLNVESEVGKGSIFTVELIGNRGDGEKRR is encoded by the coding sequence ATGAAGCAAAATCAACTATTTGAGCGTACTCGAATCCGTTTAGCGTTATGGTACGCTATTGTAATGGGTTTGATTTTAACTGTATGTGGATTTGGTCTTTACATAACAGTATCTCATGCCCATGAAGTTGCTTTAGATAGAGAATTAGAGTTTATAGCCAAAACTTTACACAATAATTTAGAATCAAAGCTCAATCAGCCAAAACAATTATCACCAGTAGTCAAGGAATTACTACCAAATATTTGTATTGTTGAATCGGGTTGTATATCCCCACAAGTTAGTTCCCAAACAGATGTTTTAAACGCAATTAACCAAAACTATTATGTACGTTTATTTAACAATTCCGGTGATTTGATTGCAATTGCTGGCTCATTACCGAAAAAATCAAAGTTTCCCTTCCAAAATCAACTTTGGCAAACCATTAAAGACGATGCTGGTAACTCTTACCATCAAATTTCCCTGTCTTTGCAAGCAAAGAATAATCTTAACTGGGGATATTTACAAGTTGGACGAAATATTGCCGATGTTAACAGCTACATGGATGCAGTTAAATTAAGTTTGTTAATCGGATTACCAATGGCAATGATTATGGTTGCTATTGCTAGTTGGTGGTTATCGGGTTTAGCAATGCGACCAATTTATCAATCTTACAGGCAAATTCAGCAATTTACAGCCGATGCAGCCCATGAATTACGTACTCCTTTAGCAGCAATTCAAGCAACGGTTGATTCAGCATTTTTAGCACCAAATTTACATGCAGCAGAAATCTGGGATATTCTCCGAACAATAAAACGTCAAAATCAGCGAATTACTAATTTAGTTACAGATTTACTAATGCTTTCGCGCTTTGATAGAGACTCTATTTCTCTGCAAGTAGAAGTATGTTGTTTGAATGATATTATCAACGATTTGATCGAGGAATTTGCAGCAATGGCGATTGCGGCGAAAGTAAATCTAATATCTACAATCAAAGTTGATAAACCGATAAATATTATTGGTGATTCCGAGCAGCTTTATCGGTTATTTTCTAATTTGATAGTTAATGCGATTCAATATACGTCACCTGGTGGTAAAGTTGACGTTGTTTTAGAAAGTTATGAAAATGAAGCTGTAATTCAAGTAAGAGATACGGGGATTGGTATTCCCAATAGAGAATTATCTCACATTTTTGACCGCTTTTATCGAGTTAATGATGACCGCTCCAGACACACTGGTGGCTCGGGCTTGGGATTAGCGATCGCGCAAGCTATTATAAAATCCCATCGAGGTAGTTTGAATGTTGAAAGTGAGGTTGGGAAGGGTAGTATTTTTACAGTTGAATTAATTGGAAATAGGGGAGATGGGGAGAAAAGGAGATAA
- the rppA gene encoding two-component system response regulator RppA, which translates to MRVLLVEDEPDLGAAIKRVLIQRKYLVDWVKDGSEAWEFLENQWTNYTLAIFDWLLPGISGLELCQKLRNSKSALPVLMLTAKDSMEDKVAGLDAGADDYLVKPFGMEELLARLRALQRRVPYFQPQQLTINDLTLDYGSSTVFNSKSLKDKQEISLTAKEFQLLEYFMQHPNQILSTEQIRNQLWEVNAESSSNVVAAQVRLLRRKLAQSGCGNPIETLHGMGYRFNIHANRIYN; encoded by the coding sequence ATGAGAGTGCTATTAGTAGAAGACGAACCAGATTTGGGCGCAGCAATTAAACGGGTTTTAATTCAGAGAAAATATTTGGTTGACTGGGTTAAGGATGGTAGCGAAGCATGGGAATTTTTAGAAAATCAATGGACTAATTACACTTTAGCTATTTTTGATTGGCTGCTTCCAGGTATTTCTGGTTTGGAATTATGTCAAAAACTGCGTAATAGTAAAAGCGCTCTGCCAGTATTGATGCTAACAGCAAAAGATAGTATGGAAGATAAGGTGGCTGGATTGGATGCTGGTGCGGATGATTATTTAGTAAAGCCGTTTGGAATGGAAGAGTTATTGGCAAGATTACGAGCTTTGCAAAGAAGAGTACCATATTTTCAACCCCAACAGCTAACTATTAACGATTTAACTTTGGATTACGGTAGTAGCACTGTATTTAATAGTAAATCTCTAAAAGATAAGCAAGAAATAAGTTTGACAGCAAAAGAATTTCAGCTATTAGAATATTTTATGCAGCATCCAAACCAAATTTTAAGCACCGAACAAATTCGCAATCAGCTTTGGGAAGTAAATGCAGAGTCGAGTAGTAATGTAGTTGCAGCACAAGTACGTTTATTGCGAAGAAAATTAGCTCAAAGTGGTTGTGGCAATCCAATCGAAACTTTGCACGGTATGGGCTATCGTTTTAATATTCATGCTAATCGTATTTACAATTAA
- a CDS encoding glutaredoxin translates to MSNITTAEKVKLYRMSTPEHECPWGLKAVNLLNEKGIEFEDNKLTSREQVDAFKTKYHIETTPQIFFDDQIIGGYSELAEKLDVEAEGAEYSYIPVIAIFSTAGLMALATTTGITGFMGFSLSLLASLKLMDIESFAESFQKYDLITKKIKPYAKVYPFAELAIALGFLSGVAPLATGITSLFIGVSGAISVVKAVYIDKLALNCACVGGNSQAPLGIVSFAENAIMAIMGATLIYSAATGEVEAAKLKQVEPNAILSSQNT, encoded by the coding sequence ATGTCTAACATCACAACAGCAGAAAAAGTAAAACTATATAGAATGTCTACTCCAGAGCATGAATGTCCTTGGGGATTAAAAGCAGTTAATTTACTTAACGAAAAAGGAATTGAATTTGAAGATAATAAACTAACATCTCGCGAACAAGTAGACGCTTTTAAAACCAAATATCACATTGAAACAACACCGCAAATTTTCTTTGACGATCAAATAATTGGTGGTTATAGCGAACTTGCAGAAAAATTAGACGTTGAAGCCGAAGGAGCAGAATATTCTTACATTCCGGTTATTGCAATATTTTCAACAGCAGGATTAATGGCTCTAGCAACCACTACAGGAATCACTGGATTTATGGGTTTTTCTTTATCCCTGCTAGCTTCTTTAAAATTAATGGATATCGAATCCTTTGCTGAAAGCTTTCAAAAATACGATTTAATAACTAAGAAAATTAAACCCTACGCTAAAGTATATCCTTTTGCGGAATTAGCAATTGCTCTCGGTTTTCTTTCGGGGGTTGCTCCACTAGCAACAGGTATCACTTCTTTATTTATTGGTGTCAGCGGAGCGATTTCGGTGGTGAAAGCAGTATATATTGATAAATTGGCTCTTAATTGTGCCTGTGTGGGAGGAAATTCCCAAGCGCCATTAGGAATTGTCAGCTTTGCAGAAAATGCAATTATGGCAATTATGGGAGCAACACTGATTTATTCTGCTGCTACCGGAGAAGTTGAAGCAGCCAAACTAAAACAAGTTGAACCAAATGCAATCTTAAGCTCGCAAAATACTTGA
- a CDS encoding glycoside hydrolase family 5 protein encodes MILKKKAISLIIIFTVTLCLTPILNLFVNENNLLGFNNISNAQSKYFQVHGTKIVSPEGREFIPIGANINGWNFMGWDAKELGGAAKLVNSIQNDWNFNIVRATVGLKEQIWQGQRMSQWQWSTHREIALQSLDKIVAAFTNKKIVVMLEAHDWTCSYPQGNDLLLLNDFWKTIAERYKTNPYVWFNIINEPGVVSKGKGVSPEWVKIHQEMIRLIRDRVGAKNPIVVDADSCGQDSDSWDLEMVDEKSSAILHQGYKLKFFDGKSYENIIFSLHVYDLWAHGNKKMDAKFIDYLYRVQKKGHALLIGEVGNAGENDFNRFQAPGLVYRNALPLKIGMLAWHFQPGDKFGLVSTGNRWGSEIDSQTNPSNLTKGFGEYFWPSRVKQALSS; translated from the coding sequence ATGATATTGAAGAAAAAAGCTATCTCACTGATAATTATTTTTACTGTAACTTTATGTTTAACACCGATATTAAATCTATTCGTAAATGAAAACAATTTATTAGGTTTTAATAATATTTCAAATGCTCAAAGCAAGTACTTCCAGGTACATGGTACAAAAATAGTATCCCCTGAAGGCAGAGAGTTTATACCTATTGGTGCAAATATCAATGGTTGGAATTTTATGGGATGGGATGCCAAAGAACTTGGTGGTGCGGCAAAACTAGTAAATTCGATTCAAAATGATTGGAATTTTAATATTGTACGTGCAACAGTTGGTTTAAAAGAACAAATTTGGCAAGGTCAACGCATGTCACAATGGCAATGGTCAACACATCGAGAAATAGCTTTACAAAGTCTCGATAAGATTGTTGCAGCATTTACGAATAAAAAGATTGTTGTCATGTTAGAGGCTCATGACTGGACTTGCAGCTATCCTCAAGGAAATGATTTGCTGTTGTTGAATGATTTTTGGAAAACTATAGCCGAACGTTACAAAACAAATCCTTATGTTTGGTTTAATATTATCAACGAACCAGGAGTCGTATCCAAAGGAAAAGGAGTTTCTCCAGAATGGGTAAAAATCCACCAGGAAATGATTCGATTGATTCGCGATCGCGTTGGTGCGAAAAATCCGATTGTGGTTGATGCTGATAGCTGCGGACAAGATAGCGATAGCTGGGATTTAGAAATGGTAGATGAGAAAAGCAGCGCTATTTTGCATCAAGGATATAAACTAAAGTTTTTTGACGGCAAGAGTTACGAAAATATTATTTTTAGCCTTCACGTTTATGACCTTTGGGCGCATGGAAACAAAAAAATGGATGCAAAATTCATTGACTATCTTTATAGGGTACAGAAAAAAGGACATGCATTATTAATTGGAGAGGTGGGAAATGCTGGTGAAAATGATTTCAATCGTTTCCAAGCTCCGGGATTAGTATATCGAAATGCACTGCCGTTAAAAATTGGAATGTTAGCTTGGCATTTTCAACCCGGAGATAAATTTGGTCTTGTTTCCACCGGTAATAGATGGGGTTCGGAAATTGACAGTCAAACTAATCCTAGCAATCTTACCAAAGGTTTTGGAGAATATTTCTGGCCTTCCCGAGTTAAGCAAGCTTTGTCTAGTTAG
- a CDS encoding shikimate dehydrogenase, with product MITGNTKLLGVIGHPVEHSLSPLMHNAALEKLRLDYVYLPFPIEPQNLATALDGFAAIGVVGFNATIPHKQAIVPKLSNIEPIARAVGAVNTVVRKDDKWIGTNTDVEGFIAPLQSLDRDWSQTNALVLGNGGAARAVVAGCTQLGCASVRVVGRNLQKLEEFRDSWQDSPLSPLKVNVQVHEWGYIPEIIKEANLLINTTPIGMYPKIDNSPINADLFLHLPKDTIVYDLIYTPSPTKFLQYAQQADKTAIDGLEMLVQQGAAALKIWLRRETVPVDVMRKTLQQQLYK from the coding sequence ATGATTACAGGTAACACTAAGCTACTGGGAGTAATCGGACATCCGGTAGAACATTCCCTATCTCCATTAATGCATAATGCAGCCTTAGAAAAGTTAAGATTGGATTATGTTTATCTTCCCTTTCCCATCGAACCCCAAAACTTAGCAACAGCTCTCGATGGATTTGCAGCTATTGGTGTTGTAGGATTTAACGCTACAATTCCTCACAAACAAGCCATAGTCCCAAAACTATCAAATATTGAACCCATCGCTAGGGCTGTAGGTGCAGTTAATACTGTTGTTCGTAAAGATGATAAATGGATAGGTACAAATACAGATGTCGAAGGATTTATTGCACCATTGCAATCCTTAGATAGAGACTGGAGCCAAACTAATGCACTGGTTTTAGGTAATGGTGGTGCAGCTAGAGCAGTTGTAGCAGGTTGTACTCAATTGGGTTGTGCATCGGTTCGCGTCGTAGGGCGCAATTTGCAAAAATTAGAAGAATTTCGCGATAGTTGGCAAGACTCTCCATTGTCTCCATTAAAAGTAAACGTACAAGTTCATGAATGGGGATATATCCCAGAAATAATCAAAGAAGCAAACTTATTAATAAACACAACCCCCATAGGTATGTATCCCAAAATCGACAATTCGCCAATCAACGCAGATTTATTTTTGCATCTACCTAAAGATACAATTGTCTACGATCTAATTTATACCCCCAGCCCGACAAAATTTTTGCAATACGCACAGCAGGCAGATAAAACTGCGATCGACGGTTTGGAAATGCTAGTTCAACAAGGTGCAGCAGCTTTAAAAATTTGGTTGCGACGGGAAACTGTTCCAGTCGATGTAATGCGTAAAACCTTGCAGCAGCAGCTTTATAAGTAA
- a CDS encoding SulP family inorganic anion transporter has protein sequence MQITNRIHFRNLRGDIFGGLTAAIIALPMALAFGVASGAGPAAGLYGAVLVGFFAALFGGTPTLISEPTGPMTVVMTSVIAQMIASTGDRASGLALAFTVVVMAGIIQIALGALKLGRYVTLMPYTVISGFMSGIGIILIILQTAPFLGQKSPGGGVIGTVTNIPNLIANIQPIETFLAVLTIAILVFSPKQINKYIPPQLSALVIGTVVSLVFFGNVEDIRRIGEIKAGLPQFVMPSLRPELFQTMLIDALVLGMLGCIDALLTSVVADSLTRTEHNSNKELIGQGIGNIVSGLFGGIAGAGATMGTVVNIQTGARTALSGLTRALILLVIVLWAAPLTSVIPLAVLAAIALKVGINIIDWSFLKRAHKVSPKAALIMYGVIILTVFVDLIVAVGVGVFVANILTIERLSNLRSEEVKTVTDADDAIILNDVERDLLDRANNRVLLFQLEGPMIFGVAKAIAREQTAMKDHDVLILDLSQVPHIGVTSSLAIENAIKEAIDSGRHVFIVGAAAKIKQRLEKLGILNVLPPHHILETREEALRQALSLVTYTSDEVPNYPTTGFNETAMG, from the coding sequence ATGCAAATAACCAATCGTATCCATTTCAGAAACCTACGCGGTGACATTTTTGGTGGTTTAACTGCGGCAATTATTGCTTTACCGATGGCGTTGGCTTTCGGGGTAGCTTCTGGTGCTGGTCCTGCAGCAGGTCTTTACGGTGCTGTATTAGTCGGCTTTTTCGCAGCATTATTTGGTGGTACTCCGACATTAATATCCGAACCCACCGGTCCAATGACCGTGGTAATGACTTCGGTTATTGCTCAGATGATTGCATCAACGGGTGATAGAGCAAGTGGATTAGCATTGGCTTTTACTGTTGTAGTAATGGCTGGGATAATTCAGATAGCCCTTGGTGCATTGAAGTTAGGAAGATACGTTACTTTAATGCCTTATACGGTAATTTCCGGTTTCATGTCGGGAATTGGGATAATTCTAATTATTCTGCAAACAGCACCGTTTTTAGGACAGAAAAGTCCTGGGGGTGGGGTAATTGGTACGGTCACAAATATACCTAACTTAATTGCAAATATTCAACCTATTGAAACTTTTTTGGCGGTATTAACCATCGCCATTCTGGTATTTTCTCCGAAGCAGATAAATAAATATATTCCCCCGCAGCTATCGGCTTTAGTTATCGGAACAGTTGTTTCTCTTGTTTTCTTTGGAAATGTAGAAGATATCCGCAGAATTGGTGAAATCAAAGCCGGTTTACCCCAATTCGTAATGCCTTCACTTAGACCAGAACTATTCCAAACCATGCTCATCGATGCTTTGGTTTTGGGTATGTTGGGTTGTATTGATGCTCTACTAACCTCAGTAGTTGCTGATAGTTTAACTCGCACGGAACACAATTCTAATAAAGAATTAATCGGTCAAGGTATAGGTAATATCGTTTCTGGATTATTCGGCGGTATTGCCGGTGCTGGTGCGACAATGGGAACGGTTGTTAACATTCAAACAGGCGCTCGCACGGCGCTTTCTGGTTTAACTCGCGCCTTGATTTTGTTGGTTATAGTATTATGGGCTGCACCTTTAACTTCTGTAATTCCCCTGGCAGTATTAGCAGCTATTGCGCTGAAAGTAGGTATAAATATTATCGACTGGAGCTTCCTCAAGCGCGCTCATAAGGTATCTCCGAAAGCTGCGTTGATTATGTACGGTGTAATTATTCTCACCGTATTCGTTGACTTAATTGTTGCGGTAGGTGTTGGGGTATTCGTTGCTAATATCTTGACCATCGAACGTTTGAGTAATCTTCGTTCTGAAGAAGTGAAGACAGTTACCGATGCTGACGATGCGATTATCTTAAATGATGTAGAAAGAGATTTATTAGATAGAGCAAACAATCGCGTGTTGCTGTTCCAATTAGAAGGGCCGATGATATTTGGTGTTGCTAAAGCCATAGCCCGCGAACAAACCGCGATGAAAGACCATGACGTATTGATTTTGGACTTGAGTCAAGTTCCACACATTGGTGTAACAAGTTCTTTAGCGATAGAAAATGCTATTAAAGAAGCAATTGATAGCGGTCGTCATGTATTCATAGTTGGTGCAGCAGCTAAGATTAAGCAAAGACTGGAAAAACTAGGCATCTTGAATGTGTTACCTCCACATCACATACTTGAAACACGCGAGGAAGCATTAAGACAAGCGCTAAGCTTAGTTACCTATACCAGCGATGAGGTGCCCAACTATCCAACCACTGGCTTTAACGAAACAGCAATGGGATAG